AGCCCTTGCTGATCTTCGTGATATCCGGGTCCTTCCCCGATGAAAAAGACCTCGGCGTCTTCAGGTCCAGAACCGGGTACGGCGTGGGTACGGCTGAGCGACAGCTCGCAGCGCGTGCAAACTCGAATCTCAGCGGCAACGTCGGACAAGACGGACATGAAGACTCCAGAACACATCGAGCGCGCCGTGCGCGCGGGGCCGTCCCCGAGTATAGCCAACCGATGCGGCCAGGTCGGCAACTCATCGCCCTGAGACTATCCGAAGTAGCCCTGGATCTCGCCCTCGATCATATTCGGCGGCAACCAACCATCATGTGTCTCTGGTGCCCAGGTAAGCTTGGTCTCGGCTTCGGGATCGATGTCCTCCTCCGCCGCAGGTGGGGCCCAGCGCTCGAAATCTGTCTCGAACGCACGGTCGATCCATTCGGTCAACTCAGCCACGCCGGGGAGTGAACGTTCCCCGAGCCAGAGCATGGCGGGATGCCCCCAGTGCTTGTTGAGCCAGCGATCGAGAATGAACGTCTCGTCGAGCAGAGCCGCGTCGAGCAAGTACCCGCTGGAGGCCTCCCAACGACCAAAGGAGATTGCGAGCCGATCCCGGATTCGATCGACTGCTTCTCGCCGGCCGATTCCTGTCCTGCTCCAAATTCGGCCACTGACGATCAGGCAGATGTCCAGCCGGTCCGGATCCGGGGTTGGCAGGGCAAGCAACAGGGTCGGTCGCCGCTCCATCTCCTGAATGGCGCGATGCACACCGGAAATCGATTGCAACGTCTGAATATCACGCCGGAACCGTCTTGCCTGCTCGAAGTCTCCCTGTGCTGCGGCCGCTTCGAGCTGCTGCCAGATGCGCTGGAGAAGGGGTGCGTCGTCTCCTTCCAGGAACGCGACGCACTCGCGGATGCGCTGGACATAGAGCTCCCGATCTGCCTTTCCAACGCATGGCCCCAGGCATTGCTTGAGGTCGAGCTTCAAACACGGAGACCCGTAGCTTCGCGCTGACTTGAAGTTTCTGGTGCAGGTGCGCAGCTGGAAGTGCTTGTTGAGGAGATCGACGACCTGACGCGCGGCCGCGCGATTGCGATAGGGTCCGAAATAGCGCGCCCCGTCATTCTTCCACTCTGGCGCCAGCATGATGCGCGGCCAGGGGGACGCGAAATCGATCTTGATAAATGGGTACTGCTCGTGCGAGCGCATGATCTTGTTGTACTTCGGCTGGTAGCGCTTGATGAGCTGAGATTCCAGCAAGAGCGCTTCCAGTTCACTTCCTACAACGCTCACCTCGATGGTCGAGATCGATTCGAGCAAGCCATCCATCTTTCGGGTGTAACCCAGCGGCTGCGAGTAGTACGATGAGACGCGATCACGCAAATTCTTCGCTTTCCCGACATAGATCACACGCCGATTGGCGTCGAGCATCAGGTAG
Above is a window of Thermomicrobiales bacterium DNA encoding:
- a CDS encoding exonuclease domain-containing protein: MFLSQRARDFVNLSGGAVHEDLLIGHIFGSTRSPDLWRPLFYAVMRETPELRVRGDREWVLATGAPEIDIALPDFVALDVETTGLRPASHRVIEIGMIRYSAGEPIERYQALFDPERKLPAYITKLTGIRDADLRGQDRFGDHALEIVEFVGDALIVGHNVGFDIGFVNAELRHAGQMPLVNDRVDTMALAMRYLPELRRASLDKVASALGLAPRRLHRAEGDADLAARVALMLFRIAAEHGDGSLDQLKASSRLPEVKPRDGIGRGRALLDADYLKSLPSKPGCYLMLDANRRVIYVGKAKNLRDRVSSYYSQPLGYTRKMDGLLESISTIEVSVVGSELEALLLESQLIKRYQPKYNKIMRSHEQYPFIKIDFASPWPRIMLAPEWKNDGARYFGPYRNRAAARQVVDLLNKHFQLRTCTRNFKSARSYGSPCLKLDLKQCLGPCVGKADRELYVQRIRECVAFLEGDDAPLLQRIWQQLEAAAAQGDFEQARRFRRDIQTLQSISGVHRAIQEMERRPTLLLALPTPDPDRLDICLIVSGRIWSRTGIGRREAVDRIRDRLAISFGRWEASSGYLLDAALLDETFILDRWLNKHWGHPAMLWLGERSLPGVAELTEWIDRAFETDFERWAPPAAEEDIDPEAETKLTWAPETHDGWLPPNMIEGEIQGYFG